A single genomic interval of Gemmatimonadales bacterium harbors:
- the bamA gene encoding outer membrane protein assembly factor BamA — protein MRRIRTCVIRAVGVVAVIAAALLLPRRAVAQTQAAAPPPTPPVDSIAVQGNVRNAASQIVLVSGLQPHSTPTYHDVAKAIDNLYSTGQFDDVKVVQQILGTKFVLVISVKERPLLIDWKVVGPEQIPAHQIEDLIHLVKARPLDRSAVANARYLIDSTYHKANFYAAHTTVTETPVKDGVTLLFSVVEGSRVTIARVEIAGNEHFKADQLIKEMDSKPEGFLWFRSGSYDERKVDRDVRDHLPTWYGQHGMIDMQVVHDTLIAQPDSPKAILRMTLEEGPVYHVGTVNIIGNRRFSSEELATLIPFVTPDQVGSGKMIGSVYNRSAWEDATSKATELYQNNGYMFPQISAEQSPRTLADGSPVIDLRWRITEGNPAIVRKIEFAGNEVTHTGILRQAVVLLPGELFNREKLIRSYQNIGNLGFFQQPMPNPDINPSQDGSTVDITFRVQEKHTGNINFGASVGQGTGLGGFLGLEEPNLFGRGKHGKLQWQFGQNITDFQLSYTDPTLFDSRMSGTATLYDSQLRYVVGDLGQQNSTGGSVQVGFPFLGSRYSRVFASYGLQHVRYSGGSVDLQQAFQCAPCTRSTLGLSFLRDTRIGLPFPTAGNMVNVSVEQNGGPLGGNADYQKLNIDSRWFTPLGTLGGKRGSLGGGVQFTLGITAKSGFIFGNTGSFFTELYSMGGVQYGIPLRGYDEFSITPNGYDPNASSTSATPASFGNSYAEFTTEAGARINQAIYVDAFFDAGNVYRTVRQYDPTRLFRGVGIGAALVSPLGPIGVDLAYGIDKTDLLGHPAPGWKVHFRLGNFF, from the coding sequence GTGAGAAGGATTCGAACCTGCGTCATCCGTGCCGTGGGCGTGGTCGCGGTCATCGCCGCGGCGCTGCTGCTCCCGCGGCGCGCCGTCGCGCAGACGCAGGCAGCCGCGCCGCCCCCGACGCCGCCGGTCGACAGCATCGCGGTGCAGGGAAACGTGCGCAACGCCGCATCGCAGATCGTGCTCGTGTCGGGGCTGCAGCCGCACTCGACGCCGACCTATCATGACGTCGCCAAGGCAATCGACAATCTGTACAGCACCGGGCAGTTCGACGATGTGAAAGTCGTGCAGCAGATCCTCGGCACCAAATTCGTGCTGGTGATCAGCGTGAAGGAGCGGCCGCTCCTGATCGACTGGAAGGTCGTGGGCCCCGAGCAGATCCCCGCCCACCAGATCGAGGATCTCATCCATCTGGTGAAGGCGCGACCACTCGATCGTTCCGCGGTAGCGAACGCGCGCTACCTGATCGACTCGACGTATCACAAGGCGAACTTCTACGCCGCGCATACCACGGTCACCGAAACGCCGGTCAAGGACGGCGTCACACTGCTCTTCTCGGTCGTCGAGGGGAGCCGCGTGACGATTGCGCGGGTCGAAATCGCCGGCAACGAACATTTCAAAGCCGATCAGCTCATCAAGGAGATGGATTCCAAGCCGGAAGGATTCCTGTGGTTCCGGTCGGGCTCGTACGACGAACGGAAGGTCGATCGCGACGTGCGCGATCATCTCCCCACCTGGTATGGCCAGCACGGGATGATCGACATGCAGGTGGTGCACGACACACTGATCGCCCAGCCCGATTCGCCCAAGGCGATTCTGCGGATGACGCTGGAAGAAGGCCCGGTCTATCACGTGGGCACGGTGAACATCATCGGCAACCGGCGATTCTCGAGCGAAGAGCTCGCGACGCTGATTCCCTTCGTCACCCCGGACCAGGTCGGCAGCGGGAAGATGATCGGATCGGTCTACAATCGGTCGGCGTGGGAAGACGCGACAAGCAAGGCGACCGAGCTCTATCAGAACAACGGTTACATGTTCCCGCAGATCAGCGCAGAGCAATCACCCCGCACGCTGGCCGATGGTTCACCGGTCATCGATCTGCGGTGGCGGATCACCGAAGGGAACCCGGCGATCGTGCGCAAGATCGAGTTCGCCGGGAACGAGGTGACCCACACCGGGATCCTCCGCCAGGCGGTGGTGCTCCTGCCGGGTGAACTCTTCAACCGTGAAAAGCTGATCCGTTCGTACCAGAACATCGGGAACCTCGGATTCTTCCAGCAGCCGATGCCGAATCCGGATATCAATCCGTCACAGGACGGGTCGACCGTCGACATCACATTCCGCGTCCAGGAGAAGCACACCGGCAACATCAACTTCGGTGCGTCGGTTGGACAGGGGACCGGCCTCGGCGGCTTCCTCGGACTTGAGGAACCGAACCTCTTCGGCCGCGGAAAGCACGGAAAGCTGCAGTGGCAGTTCGGGCAGAACATCACCGACTTCCAGCTCAGCTACACCGATCCGACGCTCTTCGATTCGCGGATGTCCGGGACGGCGACGCTCTACGATTCGCAGCTGCGGTACGTCGTCGGCGATCTGGGCCAGCAGAATTCGACCGGTGGGTCGGTGCAGGTCGGATTTCCGTTCCTCGGGTCACGCTATTCGCGCGTCTTCGCGAGTTACGGCTTGCAGCACGTCCGCTATTCTGGTGGATCGGTTGACCTGCAGCAGGCGTTCCAGTGCGCCCCGTGCACGCGGTCGACCCTCGGTCTCTCGTTCCTGCGCGACACCCGGATCGGATTGCCGTTCCCGACAGCCGGGAACATGGTCAACGTCAGCGTGGAGCAGAACGGTGGTCCGCTGGGCGGGAATGCCGACTACCAGAAGCTCAACATCGACAGCCGCTGGTTCACGCCGCTCGGCACGCTGGGTGGCAAGCGGGGCTCGCTCGGCGGCGGCGTCCAGTTCACGCTCGGTATCACGGCGAAGTCGGGCTTCATCTTCGGCAACACCGGCTCGTTCTTCACCGAACTCTACAGCATGGGTGGCGTCCAGTACGGGATCCCGCTTCGCGGATATGACGAATTCTCGATCACGCCGAACGGCTACGATCCGAACGCGTCGTCGACGAGCGCCACGCCGGCCTCGTTCGGCAATTCGTACGCGGAGTTTACCACTGAAGCTGGCGCCCGGATCAACCAGGCGATTTACGTTGACGCGTTCTTCGATGCGGGCAATGTCTATCGCACGGTGCGACAGTACGATCCGACCAGACTTTTCCGCGGCGTCGGTATCGGCGCGGCATTAGTTTCCCCGCTTGGTCCGATCGGCGTGGACCTGGCATACGGGATCGACAAGACTGACCTGCTGGGTCACCCGGCACCAGGATGGAAAGTGCATTTCCGCCTGGGCAACTTCTTCTGA
- a CDS encoding Gfo/Idh/MocA family oxidoreductase yields the protein MIRVGVIGVGALGRHHVRHLAAMPGVELVGVFDTDMAHAAEAAATHGCRAFATSEELLRNVDAVTVAVPTPSHHDVGLACLQRGIAVLMEKPLAVTLGEADELVAAAEAAGVVLAVGHVERFNRAVRAARSVLDRPAFVEGIRLAPFQPRGTDVAVVLDLMIHDLDLAIHLVGGAPAVEVRASGVSIVSPHLDIVNARVEFAGGAVASMVSSRVARDRVRRLRLFQPSGYISLDLATGEATFMRLREGWRPGTGSSLEEIVETVALSAPEADALGLELAAFVAAVRGDESEIVSAAEGRAALALALDVTNAVQRVPVPALGR from the coding sequence GTGATTCGCGTCGGGGTGATTGGTGTCGGCGCACTTGGTCGCCATCATGTACGTCATCTGGCCGCGATGCCTGGCGTCGAGCTGGTCGGCGTCTTCGACACCGACATGGCGCACGCAGCGGAGGCCGCAGCGACCCACGGTTGCCGAGCGTTCGCCACCAGCGAAGAACTGCTCCGGAATGTGGACGCCGTCACGGTCGCGGTCCCGACACCCTCGCACCACGACGTCGGGCTGGCCTGTCTGCAGCGGGGGATTGCGGTCCTGATGGAGAAGCCGCTGGCGGTCACGCTTGGCGAAGCGGACGAACTGGTCGCAGCGGCCGAGGCAGCGGGAGTGGTGCTCGCCGTCGGACATGTCGAACGGTTCAATCGCGCGGTGCGCGCGGCGCGCAGCGTCCTCGACCGCCCGGCGTTTGTCGAGGGGATCCGGCTGGCCCCGTTTCAGCCACGCGGGACCGACGTCGCAGTCGTGCTCGACCTGATGATCCATGACCTCGACCTGGCGATCCATCTCGTCGGCGGGGCACCGGCGGTCGAAGTTCGCGCCAGCGGAGTGTCGATCGTCTCGCCGCATCTCGACATCGTGAACGCACGGGTCGAATTCGCGGGGGGCGCAGTGGCGAGCATGGTGTCGTCGCGCGTGGCGCGCGATCGAGTCCGCCGCCTGCGTCTCTTCCAGCCGTCGGGATACATCTCACTCGATCTCGCGACCGGCGAGGCGACCTTCATGCGCCTTCGGGAAGGGTGGCGCCCAGGCACCGGCAGCTCCCTCGAGGAGATCGTCGAGACGGTGGCGCTCTCCGCTCCCGAAGCCGACGCTCTCGGGCTGGAGCTCGCAGCGTTCGTTGCAGCCGTCCGCGGCGATGAATCCGAAATCGTGAGCGCCGCTGAGGGGCGGGCGGCGCTCGCGCTGGCCCTCGACGTGACCAACGCCGTGCAGCGCGTCCCGGTCCCCGCGCTGGGTCGCTGA
- the lpxC gene encoding UDP-3-O-acyl-N-acetylglucosamine deacetylase, giving the protein MPRRTLAGSVELSGTGLHTGAHSRVRLSAGEPGAGIVFRRDDLPARPLIPARIANVEATERRTGLSAGGATVDTVEHLLAAAHAWELDDLLIAIDGPEPPILDGSFLPWYEAIEQAGVAEREGDPAMVRVTTPFTVKEGDATYIVAPGRGLSLTATIEWDHPVIGRQSASYAVSRETFAREIAPARTFGFIHEVETLQQRGLLQGASKEVAVVLSDTAVATGDLRWPDEFVRHKLGDILGDLTLLGARVDARIIAERPSHQGNVALATAIARQAQRTDPTRLDITSIMKVLPHRFPFLLVDRIVEIEPGVRIVGIKNVTINEPFFPGHFPGHPIMPGVLIVEAMAQVGGMLLMGNFEDPDSKVVYFTRLDGVRFRRPVLPGDQLRFEVEVVHVRGKHCQTRGRAFVDGQVVCEAESMMATVMDR; this is encoded by the coding sequence ATGCCTAGACGTACCCTTGCCGGTTCGGTTGAACTGAGCGGCACCGGCCTCCATACCGGAGCGCACTCGCGCGTGCGGCTGAGCGCGGGAGAGCCGGGCGCCGGCATCGTCTTCCGGCGCGACGATCTTCCCGCCCGGCCGCTCATTCCGGCGAGAATCGCCAACGTCGAAGCGACCGAACGCCGGACCGGCCTCTCGGCCGGCGGTGCCACCGTCGACACCGTCGAGCATCTCCTTGCCGCCGCGCACGCGTGGGAGCTCGACGACCTGCTGATTGCGATCGACGGCCCGGAGCCGCCGATCCTGGACGGGTCGTTTCTCCCATGGTACGAGGCGATCGAGCAGGCAGGGGTCGCGGAGCGCGAAGGTGATCCTGCAATGGTCCGCGTCACGACGCCATTCACGGTCAAGGAGGGGGATGCCACCTACATCGTGGCGCCCGGCCGTGGACTCTCGCTCACCGCGACGATCGAATGGGACCACCCGGTGATCGGGAGGCAGTCGGCGAGCTATGCGGTTTCGCGTGAGACGTTTGCGCGTGAAATCGCTCCCGCCCGGACCTTCGGATTCATCCACGAAGTGGAGACGCTGCAGCAGCGAGGGTTGCTGCAGGGCGCATCGAAGGAAGTCGCCGTGGTCCTCTCCGATACGGCGGTCGCGACCGGCGATCTCCGCTGGCCCGACGAATTCGTGCGCCACAAGCTGGGCGACATTCTCGGCGACCTCACGCTCCTCGGAGCCCGGGTCGATGCGCGCATCATCGCGGAACGACCGAGCCATCAGGGGAATGTTGCACTGGCCACTGCGATCGCGCGGCAGGCGCAGCGCACCGACCCGACCCGGCTCGACATCACCAGTATCATGAAGGTCCTGCCACATCGGTTCCCGTTCCTGCTGGTCGACCGGATCGTGGAAATCGAACCAGGGGTCCGGATCGTCGGCATCAAGAATGTCACGATCAACGAGCCGTTTTTCCCGGGCCATTTCCCGGGCCACCCGATCATGCCGGGTGTGCTCATCGTCGAGGCGATGGCTCAGGTCGGCGGGATGCTGCTGATGGGTAATTTCGAGGATCCCGACTCGAAGGTCGTCTACTTCACCCGCCTCGACGGGGTACGTTTCCGCCGCCCGGTTCTTCCCGGCGATCAGTTGCGATTCGAAGTGGAAGTGGTACACGTGCGCGGCAAGCATTGTCAGACCAGAGGTCGCGCGTTCGTCGATGGTCAAGTCGTCTGCGAGGCGGAGAGCATGATGGCCACGGTGATGGACCGATGA
- the lpxD gene encoding UDP-3-O-(3-hydroxymyristoyl)glucosamine N-acyltransferase: MPTRALTAQAVADLVGGRLFGPGDISIRRVRSLERADPDALSVCAGRKYVAAMERSRAGAVLIPDELADGPGPATRIVVADPARAIATVARALDPATAAAAGIAPTARIGERTRIGEGSSVAAYAVVGAGVTIGARVQIGSHVVIEDGATIGDDTRLDAHVVLYHGVTLGARVWCKASVVIGGTGFGYTSDASGHTRIPHVGGCILEDDVEVGSHSCIDRGSLDDTHIGRGTKIDNQVHIAHNVHVGRDCLIMACVGIAGSTTLGDRVILAGQSGCIDHITLGDDVKVGAKSAVMSSVPAGTTVSGYPARPHREFLRGVSTMYRLGPYGDLLEQLARERDDA; the protein is encoded by the coding sequence GTGCCCACCAGAGCGCTGACAGCCCAAGCGGTCGCTGACCTCGTCGGCGGCCGCTTGTTTGGTCCGGGAGATATATCGATCCGGCGGGTTCGCTCGCTGGAACGAGCGGACCCGGATGCCCTCAGCGTCTGTGCCGGGCGCAAGTATGTGGCCGCGATGGAACGATCGCGAGCCGGCGCTGTCCTGATTCCCGATGAACTGGCCGACGGACCCGGGCCGGCGACTCGCATCGTCGTTGCCGATCCCGCACGGGCCATCGCGACGGTCGCGCGCGCGCTCGATCCCGCGACTGCGGCAGCGGCGGGGATTGCGCCAACAGCACGGATCGGCGAGCGCACGCGGATAGGCGAAGGGAGTTCGGTCGCGGCGTACGCTGTCGTCGGCGCCGGCGTCACCATCGGCGCACGCGTGCAGATCGGCAGTCACGTGGTGATCGAGGACGGCGCGACGATCGGCGACGATACCCGCCTCGATGCGCATGTCGTGCTCTATCACGGCGTGACGCTCGGCGCCCGGGTCTGGTGCAAGGCGTCTGTCGTCATCGGCGGTACCGGCTTCGGATATACCTCGGATGCCTCGGGACACACTCGCATCCCGCACGTCGGCGGCTGCATTCTCGAGGACGACGTCGAGGTCGGTTCCCACAGCTGCATCGACCGCGGATCACTCGACGACACGCACATCGGCCGCGGCACCAAGATCGACAACCAGGTCCACATCGCGCACAACGTGCACGTCGGGCGCGATTGCCTGATCATGGCGTGTGTCGGCATCGCCGGAAGCACGACGCTCGGCGACCGCGTGATTCTCGCGGGCCAGTCCGGCTGCATCGACCATATCACCCTTGGTGACGACGTGAAGGTCGGTGCGAAATCAGCCGTGATGTCCAGCGTTCCCGCCGGGACCACGGTGTCTGGATACCCGGCCCGTCCGCATCGTGAATTCCTCCGCGGCGTGTCGACGATGTACCGACTCGGTCCGTATGGCGATCTCCTCGAACAGCTTGCCCGGGAGCGCGACGATGCCTAG
- the lpxA gene encoding acyl-ACP--UDP-N-acetylglucosamine O-acyltransferase → MIARIHPSALIDPSAVIDRDVEIGPFAIIGPSVSIARGCRIGARATLERNVRLAAGVSVGSGSILGGPPQDLKYADEETWVEIGENTRIREFTTINRGTVASGVTSVGRNCFIMTYVHLAHDCHIGDGVIMANGTQLAGHVTVEDYVVISGLVAVHQFARIGEYAFIGGMTRVSQDIPPFVKAVGNPVELYGLNTIGLQRHKFPPATVAALKRAYRLCFNSDLNLGQALERARTDLPPTTEVDRFLEFVSSSQRGVPA, encoded by the coding sequence ATGATCGCACGCATTCATCCCTCGGCGCTGATCGATCCCTCGGCCGTGATCGATCGCGATGTCGAAATCGGGCCGTTCGCCATCATCGGCCCCTCGGTGAGTATCGCCCGGGGATGCCGCATCGGGGCGCGGGCCACACTCGAGCGCAACGTCCGCCTTGCCGCCGGAGTCAGCGTGGGCAGCGGGTCGATTCTCGGCGGTCCGCCCCAGGACCTCAAGTACGCCGACGAGGAGACCTGGGTCGAGATCGGCGAGAATACGCGCATCCGCGAATTCACCACGATCAACCGCGGCACAGTCGCGTCGGGCGTGACCTCGGTCGGACGCAACTGCTTCATCATGACGTACGTGCACCTCGCGCACGACTGTCATATCGGCGACGGCGTCATCATGGCGAACGGGACGCAGCTCGCCGGTCATGTGACGGTAGAGGACTACGTCGTGATTTCCGGGCTCGTCGCGGTGCACCAGTTCGCGCGGATCGGCGAATACGCCTTCATCGGCGGAATGACGCGCGTGAGCCAGGACATTCCGCCGTTCGTCAAGGCGGTCGGCAACCCGGTCGAATTGTACGGCCTCAACACCATCGGCCTGCAGCGCCACAAGTTTCCGCCGGCGACGGTGGCCGCGCTCAAGCGAGCCTACCGGCTCTGCTTCAATTCCGATCTCAACCTCGGTCAGGCGCTGGAGCGGGCGCGAACCGATCTTCCGCCGACCACTGAAGTCGACCGCTTCCTCGAATTCGTCTCTTCGTCCCAGCGCGGCGTTCCGGCGTGA
- a CDS encoding OmpH family outer membrane protein, giving the protein MMRRAGVQSAACAIGALMIAAAPAVAQSPCATSKVAYLNGAQILANMPEYVAADSQLRIEERGYQADIAKQSAALDSIGLALQDKAALMSATQKASESKRFRERQDSLQAHVNDLQQRAGQRRQQVLQPIEARVTDVIDGLRAELQCSIIFDVSNQAAGIASADKSLDLTSRVIDRLKSAAPAGTPPKKPPEGTNQPSDQS; this is encoded by the coding sequence ATGATGCGTCGAGCAGGAGTACAGAGTGCGGCATGCGCCATCGGGGCGCTGATGATTGCGGCGGCCCCCGCCGTGGCGCAGTCACCGTGCGCAACCAGCAAGGTGGCGTACCTGAACGGTGCGCAGATCCTTGCCAACATGCCCGAATATGTCGCCGCCGATTCCCAGCTCCGGATCGAAGAGCGTGGCTATCAGGCCGACATCGCCAAGCAATCGGCGGCACTGGACTCGATCGGGCTGGCGCTGCAGGACAAGGCGGCGTTGATGTCGGCGACGCAGAAGGCATCGGAATCGAAGCGCTTCCGCGAGCGCCAGGATTCGTTGCAGGCGCATGTCAATGATCTGCAGCAGCGCGCCGGCCAGCGACGCCAGCAGGTGCTGCAGCCGATCGAAGCCCGCGTCACCGACGTGATCGATGGGCTGCGCGCCGAGCTCCAGTGTTCGATCATTTTCGACGTCAGCAACCAGGCCGCCGGGATCGCTTCGGCGGACAAGTCGCTCGACCTCACTTCGCGAGTGATCGACCGGCTCAAGAGCGCAGCACCGGCCGGGACCCCTCCCAAGAAGCCACCCGAGGGGACCAACCAACCGTCGGACCAGTCCTGA